In the genome of Bremerella sp. P1, the window TCGAGGGGATGGCCGTCGATGTCTTGAACGGTCAGCGGATAGGTGGCTTCCTCGGCATCGTTGCCGTACAGACCGGCCATGGCGGCCGCGGCACGTAGCGTCCAGTCACCCTTGAAGAAGTCACGATCGCCGAACGCCGCGGTGACGCGCCAGCCGTTCATCTCGACCCCGATCTTAGAGACCTTCTCCTTGATGGCCGCGACTCCTTGTTCCCCGCCCAACTTCAAGGCCGCTTTCTGGCCTTCGCTCAATTCGCAGCAAGGGAAGGGCTTGCCGGCTTCGATGCCGATATTCATGAACTTGGCTCGCAGCGGCTCTTCCACTTCGGCCGGTCCAACGGTGGGGCAATAACGCAATAGAAACGCCAGGTACGCATACGGATCTTTGGCTGCCAGTTGTTTGTCGATCTTGGGCCAGTTGACCTGCGGCGGACTCTCCGGGGCAGGCTCGCCCAGGAAGGTCGACAGGGGAAGGATTTGATACCCCTTTTGAATCTGCTTGACGTTGACGATGTCTTCCGGATTGAACAACTGCGTGCGAATGACGGCCATCGAGAAGTCGGTTTCGCAGCGGAAGACCTTGTCGACGCCAGGCGGTTTCTCCCCTTTCCAGTTCGGGCCGGCGACCATGTATTTGCCCCCTTGGGTACCGGTGGTTCGACTGCCGACATAACCGTAGTTGTAGGTGTACATGTCGATCAGTTGCACCGAGAAGTAGCGATCCTTTTCGACCGGCGGCACGGCGAAGACGACCGGCTCGGCTCGTAGGTCGGCACAGAAGAAGGAATAAGGCGTATCGCTGTTGGGCGTCACGACCGCGGTGTCGGCCGGTGTGGCGACGTGGGCCGTGTTGCAGATCTCGTTGAAGCCGCACTTGTACTGGCTGGACGTGGTGTCGATGAAGAACTCGTAGATGGCGGCATAGTTCATCACCATCGGATAGCCATAGATGATCGCCGTCTTGGCCGTGGCGACGTCGTCAGGCGATGGGGCTTCCGCGTAAAGAGAGCCAGGGCTGACAAGACACGCCAAGAGTAAGATCATCGATGCCAATTTGGTCTTCATCACACACTCCCCCGAGTTTCGCTGATAGTGAAAAGTTGCCCCTGGCTGTCTTCTTAGAATAGAGCAGCAGTCGAGCCGCCAGAATTGTTTTTTCAATTCTTCACCAAGAATTGTCCGTCGGCGTGCAGGCTAATCCTGGCACCAGGCCATTCGCTGGGCGAAGTCTTTTTGGAAGTCAGGACGCCATTTGGATACCGACTCGCGCGGGTCGCCGCCGCTGCTGGGTTGGTCACGGTACCAGCCATCTTCGGCCAAGACGTATTGGCCACCCCAACCAGGCTGAGAAGGATCACTCAGTTGATTGCCGCCTGCGGGCAGAAAGAAAAACCACGAGGGCGTGTCTCCTTCCTTCAAGCAGCCATGCGGATTGGGAGCGGTCCAGGTCTTGGTGGGATAAAGCTTGCCGAGCGGTCCCTGCGAGCGGATGTTCTCGTTGATCCACTCGCGGCTGGTCGTGGAAACGTCGCCGGTCAGATACATCCCGCGAAAGGTACCTTTTCGGCGATCTTCGCCCTTGGGAGCTTTGCTCAGGATGTAAAACATGCCGGGGAACTGCTCGTGCATCCAATCGGCGATGCCATCCTGGTCGGCGATATCGTAGGCACGAAACTTCGCCACGAATGCCAGGTATTCTTCTTCACTGCGATCGTGCTTTACCCGCCAGAGTGCCTGGGCCAGGTCGGTCTGACCGCCCCAAATGGTGATATTCAGGGGATCGTCCTTGGTGCCAGCGTCGATACGATCAATCAGAAAGCGAGAGCCTTCGGTGTCGTGCGGCTCGCCAATGTATTCTCGTCCGCGCTGCGGATTGCCCGATTTGATGCACGCGACAAGCTGTGCGACTTCTGGCCAGTTCGATTCATGCTTGGCCAGGCTGGGACGTACCTGGCCGTACGCATCGACGATCTCGCGAATGAGCTGCGGTTGCGTGATTGCTTTTTTCAGTTCGCCGGGCGTCCCGGAAGCGGAAGCCACCAGACCTTCCAGGCGAAACTGGTTCGCATAAACCATCAGGCGAACCATCGATTGCTGGTCGTCCGGGTCGCCACCGATGTCGGTGAGGACCAGCAGGCGCGGCCGCGTATCGGGCTGCTGAGCAACTACCGGGCTCACGACGGCAAGAGACCAGACGCACAACAGACATAGAGCGAGACTTCGCATGGGAAGCTTTCTGGTGATCGAAGTGGATCGGACGAAACGGTCAGTCTCTATCTTACTTCACTTCGGATCGTGATTCTTCCGTTTCATCAGGCGAATTTTCCGCCCGGTGATGCTGCGGTAGACGACTTCGATGCCTAAAGAAAGGCCGATCATCGCTAAGAGAATCCAAAGATGGCTCCGCGTTCGGACGTTCTCGTCGACTTCAATACAAAGCACGACCAGGGCAACCCACGTACTGATGGCGGCCAGCGCGGAGATCCAGCGTCGCCCGCCGGTTTCTTTTGCCAGGCGCACCGCGGCTACGTTGACCCCGAAGAAGATCAGCAAAAAGCCGGCACTGCCCATGGTAGCGATCGCTTCCAATGGAACGAAGTTCGCAATGAGCAATGCCAGGGCTGCCGTGATGGCGGTTCCCTCTGCGTGCTGACCACGAATGGACCGTTCCAGTTCCTTGGGCAGTTCGCCACTCTTGGCGATGATGTAGGTCAGTCGTCCGGTGCTGTAAAAGGTGGCGTTGATCGCCGAACTGGTCGCGAAGATGGCGGCGACTGCAATCGCGATATAGCCTGTTCGGCCCATCACATCGTCGGCGGCGACCGAGAGCACATGGGCGCTCGACTCCTTCACTTGGTCGAATCCGAGATGCCCGACGACCACCATGGCGATTAGAAAATAGAGCGCCATCACGATTGCCACGCCACCCAGGTACGCTATGGGCAAAGAGCGTTTCGGGTTCACCACATCGTTGGATGCGTTGGCAATCAGTTCAAAGCCTTCGTAGTTCAGGAAGATCAGCATGGCGCCAGCGATCAAGCCAGGCGTTGTCACGTAGTTCTCGTAGTCGAGCCGACTCCACTCAATCGGCGTCGCCAGGCCACACACGATGAATGCCAACAGCAATATCATCTTGGCGGCGTTGAAGAAGTTCTCGGACTTAACGACCATCTTCGACGCGAACAGATTCAGCAGAAACAAGCCGACGATCACGACGCAGATAAACGTATGCAGCCAGAAGGGTCGGTCCGGCTTGGGGAAGAAGCTCGCCGCGTAACTGCCAAATGCGTAGGCATAGATCGCCAGCAGCACGACGTAGCTTAGCAGGAGAAGGATGTTCGCCGACCCAGTGAGGATGCCGCCACCGAAGGCTCGGTTTAAGAACTCAACCGTTCCTCCTTCGCCTGGATAGCGCAGTGTCAGCTTGAGATAGGAATAGCTGGTCAGCAGAGCGACGATCCCCGAGATGATGAACGCCGCCGGGGCGCCCCCCTTGGTTACTTCAACGGTCAGCCCGGTGACGGCAAAGATGCCCCCGCCGACCATTCCACCAATCCCGATGGAAAGGGTCGAGAGTACGCCCAGTTTTTCTTCTTCCCCTGAAGACATTCGCCGCTGGCCAATCGATTTGCCGCAATGAGAATATCAGGCGTAACAGACTGCCTGATCGACTCAGGAATCTAACATCGCAGGCCAATTGTTACCATACGAATGACAAGCAGAGTATGTCGGTAAGGACCGAAACGACACCAAGTTACCAATCGGTCCAGGAATACGGTTAACCAAGAGGTAGAATCACCGTTTCTACGTTTTCCGCCAGCTCTCTTACAAATGAGACTTTGTGTTCAACGGTTTTGATTTCGTGAACGTTCCCGCCGCGGCGATCATGCCCTCGCCCTGGGTCGGGATGTGGTCACTGGCCGTGGCGATCTACGTCGCCTGTAAATGGTTAACGTGGTCGTTCGCCCGACGATCAGGCGTCGATCGCCAACGCGTTGCCGAGTACCTATTGCTCTGGCCGGGCATGGACAGCGATGCGTTTCTCAACGATAGAGATGGTGTCGTGACGCCGACGCTTTTGGAGTGGCTCTTTGCGGCCGCGAAAACGGCTGTCGGCGTTGTTCTTCTCTATGGCGTGCTGCCGCTGATTTCGGCTGAACGAGAGCTGCTGGTGGGATGGATCGGCATGATCGGTCTCATCTTCGTGTTGCACTTCGGGGTCTTCCACTTGCTGTCGTGCTGGTGGCGATCGTATGACATCGATGCGAAGCCGCTGATGGACTGGCCGATCTTAGCGACAAGCCTTGGTGAATTCTGGGGACGACGCTGGAATCGAGCGTTTCGCGATCTCACGTTCCGCTATCTCTTTAGGCCGCTCACCAAACGCTTTGGTACGACCTGGGGCTTAATGGCCGGGTTCCTGATGAGTGGACTGGTACACGACGCGGTGATTTCGATTCCTGCCGGTGCCGGCTACGGAGGTCCTACGCTGTTCTTCATTGTGCAGGGACTCGGCATCTTGATCGAGCGTAGCGCGCTCGGACGCCAGGTGGGCCTTGGTCGTGGCGCGGTGGGTTGGTTGTTTACCGTGGCGTGTCTTGTTCTGCCGGTTGCCCTGTTATTCCATCCACCATTTGTCCGCAACGTGATCGTTCCCTTTCTTCACGCGATAGGAGCCACATGATGCCATCACTGGCCACCTTAATTTTTGTTGCCGGCCTGATGCACTTCGGCATCCTGATCGCATCGGCACTGGTTCCCTTTCGGCTCGATTGGAAGAACGAATTGGCCAGCTTGTCCAAGCTGCACTGGCAGATGTACTGGGTTTACGGCGGCTATGTCGTCATGTCGATCATTGCGTTTGGTGTTATCAGTGTGACCAATGCCCAGGAGCTTGCTGAGGGTAGTGGCCTGGCTCGCGTCTTCTGCGGCTACGTCTGCTTCTTCTGGCTGGTGCGTCTTGGGCTGCAGGCCGTGCTCGATGTCAAGCAGCACCTCACGGCCTGGTGGCTGACGGCAGGGTATCACACGCTGACCGTGGTCTTTTTTGTGCTGATGCTGATCTACGGTTGGGGTGCGATCCATTCGTGAGAAGGAGAGATCGTGAACGACCCTGCGTTCGAAATAAAAAAAGCGACCAGGAACCACGAAGGACCTGATCGCTTGTTGGATTCAACGTTTGAGCCGCAAGGAAGCTAGTTGGCCGCGTAGGCTTCGCCACCAGACTTTGATCCCATAGCACCCCAAACCCCGTAAGGGCTGGGACCGTTGGTAACCTGACCTGCAGTCAGGTCGCCGGTATCGATCGTCTCGGCGACGAACTTCACCGAGCCATCGCAGAACAAGCCGATCGCACCGCCAGGATGATTGCTGGTTGGTGGCAAGATCGTGTTGCTGCCGTCGCCGTTCGGGTTGGTACCGTCAATGCAAGACGCAGCGTTGGGTGGCAGAACCGTAGTGAAGCCGACCTTTTCAATCTGGCCATCGGTCCATCGCCAGCCTGTGCGGCCTTTGATGTCGCCGGGATTGGCATAGAACCTTCCGCTGGCGGTGGCAACACATTGCGAAGGATTGCCCGAGAGTCCCGACAAACCAGTCGCGGTTCCCTCGGTGACAGGAATGTTGGTGCCACCACCTCCAATGCCGAAGTTGGTGATCAAGCGTTCGCTCATGGCGATCGTGTTACTCGTGCCGTCGGTAATGTCCCGCATGTTAACGCCGTGAACACGTTGGAAGACCCCACGCAGGTTCGAGCCATCACGGTTCCCTTGGATCGAATCACCTGAGCTGAACATATAGTTCACCGCGCTGGCAGGCTTGCTTTTGGAAGTGGCGGAAGGGCAAAGCAACATCTCGGGTGCATTGTTCCAAACGCCCCAGCCAGCCCACGCATATGGGCCCCAAGGTGCCGTGCTGCCGTCACCAGCAGCGATCTTATCGTACATAGCCGTTTGCTCAATAAATGGCAGCAAGCCAATGAATCCGCTTGCTCGTCCCGAGTTTGAAAGACGCTCGTTGCCGCTGCCGTAGCCAGGATCGTTGGTGCCTTGCTTTCGAGGAACGAACGCCCCGTACGTGTCGTGATAGTTATGCAGGGCAAGCCCGAGTTGCTTCAATTGATTCGAGCACTGCATCCGGCGGGCTGCTTCGCGGGCCTGTTGTACGGCAGGCAACAGCAGGGCAATCAAAACACCGATGATGGCAATCACAACCAGAAGTTCGACGAGGGTAAAGCCACGTCGATTCGACGAATGAAAGGGCATGATGAATTCTCGTGGGGTGGGTGGATAACTGACAAACAACGGAGATAAAACGTGCGTCGAACGAGCACAGGAGAGGTCAACAATTCAATTCAAACTTAGCACAAAATGCGATTAGGTCGTCACCCCAAAACAGGGGCTATGGCATTGTGGCAACCCGCATCATCATGTTAATGCGCAGGTTGTTTCCTTTGTTCGTGCTCCGCCGTGTCGCTGAACTGGGGGGTGGGTACAAATTGATCTTAGTCGGTCAATTCAATCGGCAGGTCATTCGCGCCTTGTTTGACCGTAAACTCCAGCCCCGAAGTCTTGGCATTGGCATACTTTTTCGGCAGGACGCTTTTGGCCTCTGCGGGGCCGGTGGCGTAAGGGTCGTAGTTGGGATCATCCTCGGACGCGACCGTCGACTCGCCCACCTCCTTCTTGGTGACCGTTACGACATAGTCGCCTGGGTTCACACCGGAAGTTCCAACAGCGGAAGAGGATAGCTCGTATTTGCCTTCTTGATCGGTGCGAGCAAACGCACCTTGACCACCCTCGCCGGCGGGACGAAAGGTGACCATTGCTCCTTCGACTGGATTGCCGTTGTAGCTGACGGTTCCGGTGACCGTGGCCCCCAATGACTTGCCGGTGTCTGCGCTGGAACAACCGGGCATCATCAATAGTCCGATACAGAGAAATAACGGGGCAGATTGATACCATGAAGTACTCAAGGCAACACTCCAGTAAGAAGAGGTAGGTAGGATTGGGGGAAGGCTGGAAAAGGAAGGTTTTTTTCAAGAGATGTTAGATAATACTGATGTCATCATTTACGACAACCCTTGTGTAGAGGTATGCCGCCCTAGTGAAATGGAGCGACTTCTAAGCCCAATCACGATTGCTTAAGAGGGCCGACTTATCGGCGCGCAGAGGGGCGCGTAAGAACGCTAGAAGCACGGCTGTCGTGTGTCGACGATTGCGAGTCGGAGATCGCTTAGTCCATCAACACCAAAGCATCGGGCAGTTCGTTGGTCGACCCGGCGGTTCGCGGTAGCACTTCGCCCAGTTGTTGGCCTGCCGACTCAATTACCGCGCAGATTGCTTCGGTCGGATGCCCTAGGTGAAGACCTTCGGTTAGCTGTTGGCAGAGTTCATCGAGCTTAGCTTGGCCGAGCTTTTCAAGGACTTCCTGGTCGGCCAGGATCGTCGCTGTGTGTTCAAAGAGCGAAACGTAAATCAATAGGCCGGTCGCGCCGCTGGTGTGATGTACGCGCCGATCGAAGAAGGCCTGGCGTGCTTTGGCAGCGACTTCGTCTTTCATTTGATCGCTCGGGGTAAATAGCCGCCGGAGCCAGTCAATCTGGCTTCCGAGCACGGCGCCTACGAGAAACGCGACCACGATGCTTGCCACCAAGGCCAACAAACCAGAATCGAAAGACGTACCGGCCCAGTCTCCCACTTCTTCCGTCGCTCGAGGATATAGGGTCCAAACCAAGACGGCCGCGATCGTCGCCAGCCAAAGGCCAAGGATATCTTCAGCTCGATCGTAGCGGCCCGAAGCCGTAGCCACGACCGGGACGATTTCGCACGAGGTGTTGCTTTCGGCCTGGGCGACGGTTTCCTGGATCTTCTGACGCTGTTCGGCACTGAAGAGAGTGGATGCACGTTGCATAGCTACTTTTTCCTTACCAAGAGCCAGTGGCACCACCGCCACCGGAAGAGCCACCGCCAAATGAACCGCCGCTGAATCCGCCTCCACCACCACTGCTGCGACTGGTCGCCATGTGATACAGGATCGCACCGACAACCGTGAATACGACGGCCCAGAATGCCCATGCCCAACCACTGGAGCCACGTCGATAAAGTGATACCGCGGTGAAGATCGCCAGGCCTACGAAGCCAGCACCGACCGCATAGTGCCACAAAGGACGCGGCTTGGTAGGAAGTTCGAGCTTGCGAGCCATCAAGTCGAGCGACTCGACGCCGGCGACAATGCCTTCGGAGAACTGCTCTAGCTTGAAGCGGGGAATGATTTGTTCATCCATGATCTGTCGACAGAGACCATCTTCGCGCCGTCCCCAGCCCCCGCCCAGTTCGATTCGGGCTTTGCGATCGTTCTTGGAAACCAACAGCAAGATACCGGTGTTCCACTCTTGTCCGTTGATCTGAGCGTGGCCGATTCCCCACTGGTCGAACAGCAGCGTCGCGAACGTTTCGATCCGCAGACCTTCGCCGCCGTGCTGGGCCATCGAGTCGATCGTGATCACGATGATCGGCGTTTCTTTGTCGGTCAGCAGCTTATCGCAAACTTCCCGAATCTTCTCTTCGTCTTCCGGCGTGATCATCTCGGCCAGGTCACGCACAAACTCGCGATCACCAGGCTTCTCGATATCGATTTGAATTGCCGATGCGGTCGAAGCGAAACAGACCGTTGAGATGCCAATCAGCAGGCACAACATCAGACTTTGGCAACAGCGTGTGATGGGCATCAGTCGCAACTTTCTCCGTGGATACGCACTCGGAAGATCATGATTGCCCCGTGGGGACAATCGTCCTGAGGCGGCATGAGCTAGGATTGTAACGTAACGACAATCCAGATGCATGGCATTGCGTGACACGTCTGCCAGAAAACTACTCGACCAGTTGTAGCACAATGCCCACGGTCGTTTGCCCGTTGAAATGGTCGAGCAAGACCTTCGAGGCAATCACTCCATCGCTTGGGTCGCTGTACAGCTTGGTATCTTCGTCGTCGAAGAACGCTTTCAGCTCCGGCAGTTCGCTGGTGATGCTGACCGGTTTGTTCGTTTCGACGACGCCGGATTGGGGCGTATCGCGAACCCAGATTTTGCCTTGGCGATCGGTCACGCGAATGACGGAGTTGCTTTGGTCGAGATGGGTCAGGAAATCGACGAGTTGGTGTCGTAAGTCGATTGCGATGACCGCCGCACCAAACAGACTGCCTGAGTTGTCGTCGTAGATCGGGGTGATTGCGACGAGACGTACGCCTTCTTCGACGCGATCGTTTTCACTGTCATCGGCGCTGCGGACAACCAGGAAGATATCGCCGCGGTTGAGTCTTGATACCTGGGCTAAGACCTCGGGTTCTTCGTGCGTGGTCAGACGCGATGCCGGCACACGGCGTAGGTAAGCGGGGTCGCGCACATTGCGTTCGACACAAACAACATCCTCGGCCGCTCCCTCGGTGATCTTGGTGAAGCTGATCGAAATGTATTCGACATTGGCCCGCAGGAATTCTTCGTAGATCAGCTCGAGTCGGCTACGCCAAACGTCTTCCGGTTCGCCTTCCGCGTTTTCTTCTTGGGCTACGATGATGCCTTGGATGGGCGGCAGGCTCGACATGAAGCGGACGTCTTTCGACAGGCTCTCGGCAGTCGTTTTCAGTTGGACTTCCAGTTCGCGACTATACGCTTGCATTTGGTCGAAGCGGCTCTGACGTCTTGCGTTCTTCGCTTTGTACGAGTCGACCACAAACACCGTCATGGCCACCAGGCAGGTCACCAGTACCAGGCCCACCAACTGCGAGGCAATGCGATGATGCTGAATCCAACGTGCCAGACGCTGCTCGGGGCGCTCCTGGTAGGCAGCGACTTTTTCGCCGGCCATCCAGCGCTGAACTTCTTCGGCCAGCTCTGATGCCGATTGATACCGCGCGTATTGACGTCGGGCCATCGCTTTGGCGCAGATGGCGGCCAGGGCGGGATCGACATCGGGATTCACATCGGCCGCGTTGGGAGTTGGATGCCCGGCAATGGCGGTCAGCAATTCTCTTCCGTTGACCGATTTCGAAGCGTCGCGCGTGTGTTCGTGTGGGCCACATCCGGCCAGGATCGAAAAGAGGATCGCCCCCAGGCCGTAGATGTCGGTGCGTTCATCGAGTTCATCGACGCGACCGGCCGCTTGTTCAGGAGCCATGTAAAGAGGCGTCCCCAGCACTTGGCCGTCCATCGTGCTTTGATTGCTGGCGTGCATCGCGTGCGTGCCGGACTGGCCGTCGCTGGTTTGCAGCTCGTTGATGACCTTGGCGATGCCCCAGTCGATCACGATCACCTGACCGAAGTTATCGATCGCGACGTTCTCGGGTTTCAGGTCGCGGTGAATGACCTTTCGCGAGTGGGCGTGACCGATCGCCTGGCACACGTTGACGAAGTCGGTCAGTAGACGCCGCAGCAGCATCGGGTCGTGATCCCCTTCGCTCAGGCGTTCGTGATACTCTTGAATCGTGTCGTGCAGCGTCTGCTTGCCGAGGAAACGCATCGCATAGAATGCCTGGCCTGTTTCGATGTCTTCACCCAGGTGATAGATGGGCACGATACCAGGGTGTTCGAGTCGACCGGTGATCTCGGCTTCGCGGCGGAAACGCTCTTGCGCCGAGGATTGGTCCGGGGCGGTGACTTCTTTGACGGCCACAGGGCGTTTCAGATGTTCGTCGTAGGCCAGCCAGACGCGACCGAGGCCGCCTTGGCCGAGCTTGCGGATAAGTCGATAGCGAGCCATCGACGATCGCAAGCCGGTGGCGTCGTTGGCACCCGAACCTGAAACACTGTGGATTCCCATCAAGCGGGCAATCACTCCGGAAGGATCGACCGAGTCGAGCGTTCGCGCCACGACCGTTTCTGCCGAGGTGAAGTCGGTATCGCTGCCGCCCGGGGGAACTTCTTTGAGCAGGGCCGGACTGCGTTCGATCAACTGGTTGCAGGTGTCGACGTCGATGTGCCCCAGCGCTACCAGGTGTTCGTGAAGCGGCAAGTCGCCGTGCAGCGTCCAGGTGGAAAGTGCCTGAGACAGCTGGCGTTCCGAGATCACCCCCATGCGGAGAATCAGCGCGGCAATGGCGATGTCTTGTTGCTCTTTGCTGAAATCACCGCTGGCGCCGGCCATCGTTTCGGCAAAACGAGCATCAGGAACTGGGGCTTTCTCAGAAGACATGCGAAGTAGGGTCCGAAGGGTGCGAGTGGGACTAGTACTTCTTCAAGTTTAGTTGCCAAATTCAGCCCGTGGGAGAAGTTTTGGGGGTAAATGGACTGTTCTACGCGACCGATTTGCTCGTCGATGGGAAATAACTGCTTGCAAGGGACGAAAAGTCTACAGATCAGCTCATCTACGAACTCAACAGCCACTTCGAGATCTTCAACAACGTCCGTCGAGGCACCCATGGGGTGATCCAGTTCAAGAGGAACCACAATCGCCATTCGTTGATCACGACCAGTCGTCCCTTCTTCATCGCGCGGTAGCCCAGCTCGGCGACGCTACGGGCAGTCACGGTCGAGCCCTTTTTGAACATGCTGACCTGCTTGGCGTGGGCTCGTTGGAAGAATTCGGTTTCCACCGGTCCTGGGCAGAGGGCCGTGACGGTGACGCCAAGTTCGGCAACTTCTTCATTGATGGCCTGCGAAAAGCTGAGGACGTACGCTTTCGACGCGTAGTAGACCGCCATCATCGGACCCGGCAGAAATCCCGCTGTGCTGCCGACGTTGAGGATACGTCCGTGTTGCCGCTCAAGCATGCCCTGCATGAAGCGGTGGGTCATTTCACTGAGGACGGTGACGTTCAAGTGAATCATCCCGCCGTCGGTCTTCCAATCGTGTTGATAGAACGGCCCATGATTGCCGAAGCCGGCGTTGTTGATCAAGATGTCGACCTCGATGCCGGCGGCGTCGACCTGGTCGTACACCTGGTGAACGGCACGTGGTTCGTTCAGATCGATGGCGATGCACATGACGTTGACTTTGTGCTTCTCGATGATCTGCTTCTTCAGGTCTTCGAGCACTTCACCGCGACGAGCAATCAGGACCAGGTCGCCACCATGCTCGGCGTGGACCCAGGCCAACTCGCGACCGATGCCGCTGGATGCTCCGGTGATCAAGGCTGTGTTCTTCATGGTGCAGGTTCCTCAGAGATGTGCTTTCGTGTCTCTATTCTGACATACCAGGTGGTCAACGAACAATTGGAAGAAGTACGCATCGGGCCGGTTATTCGATGGCGTGAGAAGTGGCCCTAACTTGTCTGGCATAGCAGGAGCGATAGGATGGGGGAAAGTCACTATACGGCGATCACCCCGAAGGAAGGAAACTGATGAAAGCAGCCTACATCGAAGAAACGGGACCACCAGAAGTTATCCAGGTTGGCGAAATCCCCACGCCAGAACCAGGCGAAGGCCAGGTCTTGGTGAAGATCGGTACGGCAGCGCTCAACCCCATCGATACCTATATCCGCAACGGAGCCAACTATTGGGAACTGCCCAAGCCGTTTGTTACCGGTAGTGACCTGGCCGGTACGATTGAAAAGGTTGGCCCTGGCGCTAATCGTTACCAGGTGGGTCAGCGCGTATGGGGAACGAATCAAGGACTCGTCGGACGTCAGGGCACCTTCGCCGAGTACGCCGTGGTCGACGAGCACTGGTTGTATGCCACGCCTGACAACGTGAGCGATGATGCCGCTGCGGCCTGTGCACTGACCGGCGTGACGGCTCATCTCGGTTTGGGGGCTGACAACGCGGCCCTGAAGTCTGGCGAGACTATCTTCGTGCATGGTGGTTCCGGCGGTGTTGGCTCAATGGTCGTGCAGATGGCCAAAGCGATGGGAGCAACGGTTCTGGCCACCGCAGGCTCGGATGAGAAAGCCGAATTGTGCAAAGAACTCGGAGCCGACTATGTCTTCAACTACAAGACACAAAACGTTGCCGAGGAAGTCCTCAAGGTTTGTCCTAACGGCGTGAACGTGATTTGGGAAACCGTCCGCGAGCCCGACTTCGATTTCCTGGTGAGCATTGCCGCCGAGCGTTGCCGGATGGTGCTCATGGCAGG includes:
- a CDS encoding serine/threonine-protein kinase, producing the protein MSSEKAPVPDARFAETMAGASGDFSKEQQDIAIAALILRMGVISERQLSQALSTWTLHGDLPLHEHLVALGHIDVDTCNQLIERSPALLKEVPPGGSDTDFTSAETVVARTLDSVDPSGVIARLMGIHSVSGSGANDATGLRSSMARYRLIRKLGQGGLGRVWLAYDEHLKRPVAVKEVTAPDQSSAQERFRREAEITGRLEHPGIVPIYHLGEDIETGQAFYAMRFLGKQTLHDTIQEYHERLSEGDHDPMLLRRLLTDFVNVCQAIGHAHSRKVIHRDLKPENVAIDNFGQVIVIDWGIAKVINELQTSDGQSGTHAMHASNQSTMDGQVLGTPLYMAPEQAAGRVDELDERTDIYGLGAILFSILAGCGPHEHTRDASKSVNGRELLTAIAGHPTPNAADVNPDVDPALAAICAKAMARRQYARYQSASELAEEVQRWMAGEKVAAYQERPEQRLARWIQHHRIASQLVGLVLVTCLVAMTVFVVDSYKAKNARRQSRFDQMQAYSRELEVQLKTTAESLSKDVRFMSSLPPIQGIIVAQEENAEGEPEDVWRSRLELIYEEFLRANVEYISISFTKITEGAAEDVVCVERNVRDPAYLRRVPASRLTTHEEPEVLAQVSRLNRGDIFLVVRSADDSENDRVEEGVRLVAITPIYDDNSGSLFGAAVIAIDLRHQLVDFLTHLDQSNSVIRVTDRQGKIWVRDTPQSGVVETNKPVSITSELPELKAFFDDEDTKLYSDPSDGVIASKVLLDHFNGQTTVGIVLQLVE
- a CDS encoding SDR family NAD(P)-dependent oxidoreductase codes for the protein MKNTALITGASSGIGRELAWVHAEHGGDLVLIARRGEVLEDLKKQIIEKHKVNVMCIAIDLNEPRAVHQVYDQVDAAGIEVDILINNAGFGNHGPFYQHDWKTDGGMIHLNVTVLSEMTHRFMQGMLERQHGRILNVGSTAGFLPGPMMAVYYASKAYVLSFSQAINEEVAELGVTVTALCPGPVETEFFQRAHAKQVSMFKKGSTVTARSVAELGYRAMKKGRLVVINEWRLWFLLNWITPWVPRRTLLKISKWLLSS
- a CDS encoding NADPH:quinone reductase; its protein translation is MKAAYIEETGPPEVIQVGEIPTPEPGEGQVLVKIGTAALNPIDTYIRNGANYWELPKPFVTGSDLAGTIEKVGPGANRYQVGQRVWGTNQGLVGRQGTFAEYAVVDEHWLYATPDNVSDDAAAACALTGVTAHLGLGADNAALKSGETIFVHGGSGGVGSMVVQMAKAMGATVLATAGSDEKAELCKELGADYVFNYKTQNVAEEVLKVCPNGVNVIWETVREPDFDFLVSIAAERCRMVLMAGRDARPEFPVGPFYVKGCSLHGFVMFKVSPEEMDLCGQQISRWLSEGKLKPQIGMVFPLSEAAAAHKLQEDNTLRQAGTLAGKILIKP